The Mangifera indica cultivar Alphonso chromosome 8, CATAS_Mindica_2.1, whole genome shotgun sequence genome has a window encoding:
- the LOC123223017 gene encoding uncharacterized protein LOC123223017 — MKLVWSPETASKAYIDTVKSCESFKESSVAELLSALAAGWNAKLIVEAWSYGGPIATSIGLAVAARHTCGRHVCVVPDERSRLAYVKGMNESAGISATEVIVREAEEAMAELVGVDFLVVDYKRKDFVRVLRFAKVSNNGAVLVCKNACQGNNISGLRWNAVLERGTRVVRSVFLPVGQGLEMAHVGSKVKGEKNLKNSPTRSRWIKHIDQRSGEEHVFRGKFRAEVD, encoded by the exons ATGAAGCTTGTTTGGTCTCCAGAAACAGCCTCGAAAGCTTACATAGACACAGTAAAATCA TGTGAGAGTTTCAAAGAATCCAGCGTAGCTGAGCTCCTCTCAGCCCTGGCCGCTGGTTGGAACGCAAAATTGATTGTCGAAGCCTGGTCTTACGGAGGTCCAATAGCAACAAGCATCGGCCTAGCTGTAGCCGCTCGTCACACATGCGGACGACACGTCTGCGTAGTCCCAGATGAACGTTCAAGATTAGCGTACGTTAAAGGGATGAACGAGTCTGCAGGCATATCAGCAACAGAAGTGATAGTAAGAGAAGCAGAAGAGGCCATGGCGGAACTAGTCGGCGTAGATTTCTTGGTTGTTGATTATAAACGTAAAGATTTTGTTAGGGTTTTGAGGTTTGCAAAGGTTAGCAATAACGGTGCCGTTCTAGTCTGCAAAAATGCATGTCAAGGCAATAACATTTCTGGGTTGAGGTGGAACGCGGTTCTGGAGAGAGGGACACGTGTCGTGAGATCGGTGTTCTTGCCGGTAGGGCAAGGATTAGAGATGGCGCACGTAGGGAGTAAAGTCaagggagaaaaaaatttaaaaaatagtccAACTCGTAGCCGTTGGATCAAGCATATTGATCAACGATCGGGAGAGGAGCATGTCTTTCGAGGAAAATTTAGAGCCGAAGTTGACTGA
- the LOC123224390 gene encoding myeloid leukemia factor 1-like isoform X1 — MQRERESRNDLFDMDFCGSGSQSMMPSLFGGRDPFDDPFFTHPFGLSDPGILAQMTSSRNTPQTDEAKGVVIEELNSDEEREKGDGGSGNEKDNHKMPAGSSKEPSVEHPDDVDTNDPIERKSKSVSHVKQKKVEGTESQTRSFSFQTCEVTYGGVDGAYYTSTRTRRAGNDGMVLEESKEADKTRGQATHRISKGIHDKGHSVTRKLNADGKMDTVQTLHNMNEEELADFEESWRRNAKLDWSDGFSGHHNAGSGSDDQTGKAGSWMLPSTAYN; from the exons ATGCAGAGGGAAAGAGAAAGTAGAAATGATCTCTTTGATATGGATTTTTGTGGCTCTGGATCCCAGAGTATGATGCCTAGCCTTTTTGGAGGAAGGGATCCATTTGATGATCCGTTCTTTACTCATCCTTTTGGCCTTTCTGATCCTGGCATACTTGCTCAAATGACTTCATCCAGGAATACACCACAGACTGATGAAGCAAAGGGAGTAGTTATTGAAGAACTAAATTCTgatgaagagagagaaaaaggagaTGGAGGTTCTGGGAATGAGAAAGATAATCATAAAATGCCTGCTGGTTCAAGCAAAGAACCTTCCGTTGAGCATCCAGATGATGTTGATACTAATG ATCCAATAGAGAGGAAGAGCAAGAGTGTGAGTCATGTAAAGCAGAAAAAGGTGGAAGGGACAGAGTCTCAGACTCGCAGTTTCAGTTTTCAGACTTGTGAAGTTACATATGGAGGTGTTGATGGAGCATACTATACTTCTACAAGAACAAGAAGGGCTGGCAATGATGGT ATGGTTCTCGAGGAGAGCAAAGAAGCAGATAAAACAAGAGGTCAAGCAACACATAGGATTTCTAAAGGAATACATGATAAG GGCCATTCAGTTACAAGGAAACTTAATGCAGATGGTAAGATGGACACAGTACAAACTCTACACAATATGAACGAAG AAGAGCTTGCTGATTTTGAAGAATCATGGAGAAGGAATGCAAAACTTGATTGGAGTGATGGATTTTCTGGGCATCATAATGCAG GCTCGGGCAGTGATGACCAAACTGGGAAGGCGGGTAGCTGGATGCTTCCATCCACTGCATATAACTAA
- the LOC123222520 gene encoding leucine-rich repeat receptor protein kinase EMS1-like isoform X1, translating into MPFILFLFLFLSLSLTQALSSPTELDLLMQIKDSLDPQNRFLASWTPKADPCSSDSFDGVACNENGHVANISLQGRGLSGKIPPAIGGLKSLTGLYLHFNALYGQIPKEIVGLSELSDLYLNMNNLSGEIPPQIGTITSLQVLQLCYNKLSGSIPTQLGSLNRLSVLTLQYNQLTGAIPASLGDLGMLTRLDLSFNSLFGSIPVKLANAPKLEVLDIRNNSLSGNVPPALKRLNSGFQYQNNAKLCGVGFSDLKNCIAADHSNPNRPEPFKSSGVSTKDIPESANLPPNCGQTHCSRPSKNSHTGIIWGVLGLFIAVAVVGLFMFSWYRRRKQKIGSAFDTSDGCLSTDQAKEVCRRSVSPLISLEYSNGWDPLAKGQSGDVFSQEVLESFMYNLEDVERATQCFSEMNLLGKSNFSSIYKGIWRDGSVVVVKCIAKTSCKTDEAEFLKGLKILASLKHENLVRLRGICCSKGRGECFLIYDFVPNGSLLQYLDVSQGSGKVLAWSTRISIIHAIAKAIGYLHGKRTGLVHQNLSAEKVLIDRQYKPLLSDSGLHKLLADDIVFSMLKASAAMGYLAPEYTNTGRFTEKSDIYAFGMIVFQVLSGKRIFSQLARLAAESSKTEEFIDKNLVGKFSEPEASKLARIALLCTHESPSHRPSIENVMQELNGLISLS; encoded by the exons ATGCCTTTTatcctctttctctttctctttctctcactcTCCCTTACACAAGCCTTGTCTTCACCTACTGAACTGGATCTTCTCATGCAAATCAAAGACTCTTTAGACCCACAAAACCGGTTCTTGGCTTCATGGACACCTAAAGCTGATCCATGTAGTAGTGACTCCTTCGATGGCGTGGCGTGTAATGAGAATGGCCATGTCGCTAACATTTCTCTCCAGGGAAGAGGTCTCTCTGGCAAGATACCGCCGGCTATAGGTGGGCTCAAGAGCTTGACCGGGTTGTACCTACACTTCAATGCATTGTATGGGCAGATTCCAAAGGAGATTGTTGGCTTGAGTGAGCTTAGTGACTTGTACCTTAATATGAATAATCTATCTGGAGAAATTCCTCCTCAGATTGGAACCATTACTAGTCTTCAAG TTCTACAACTATGTTACAACAAGTTGAGTGGGAGCATTCCAACGCAGTTGGGATCTCTAAATAGGCTTAGCGTCCTGACGTTGCAATATAATCAATTAACTGGTGCAATTCCTGCAAGCTTGGGAGATTTGGGGATGTTGACTCGGTTGGATTTGAGCTTCAATAGTCTCTTTGGTTCAATTCCAGTGAAGTTAGCCAATGCTCCTAAGCTAGAAGTTCTGGACATCCGTAACAATTCTCTCTCTGGCAATGTACCACCAG CTTTGAAGAGACTCAACAGTGGATTCCAATATCAAAACAACGCAAAACTATGCGGAGTTGGCTTTTCTGACTTGAAAAATTGCATAGCAGCTGATCACTCAAATCCGAATAGACCTGAACCTTTCAAATCTAGTGGTGTTTCTACAAAGGATATCCCAGAGTCGGCCAATTTACCACCTAATTGTGGCCAGACCCATTGCTCAAGACCATCAAAAAACTCACATACTGGTATCATTTGGGGGGTACTTGGATTGTTTATTGCGGTTGCTGTTGTTGGACTTTTTATGTTCTCGTGGTACCGTCGCCGAAAACAGAAAATTGGAAGTGCCTTTGATACTTCTGATGGTTGTCTTAGTACTGACCAGGCAAAGGAAGTTTGCAGGAGAAGTGTCTCTCCTCTTATTAGTCTAGAGTATTCCAATGGGTGGGATCCATTGGCCAAAGGTCAGAGTGGAGATGTGTTTTCTCAGGAAGTTCTTGAGAGTTTCATGTATAATTTGGAAGACGTGGAGCGTGCAACTCAATGTTTCTCGGAGATGAATTTGTTGGGAAAGAGTAATTTCTCTTCCATCTATAAGGGTATCTGGAGAGATGGTTCAGTTGTAGTAGTGAAGTGCATTGCCAAGACAAGTTGTAAAACTGATGAAGCTGAGTTTTTGAAGGGCTTGAAGATACTGGCATCGctgaaacatgaaaatcttgTAAGGTTGAGAGGAATTTGCTGTTCGAAAGGCAGAGGTGAGTGCTTCCTCATCTACGATTTTGTGCCCAATGGCAGTCTGTTGCAGTATCTTGATGTGAGCCAGGGCAGTGGTAAGGTTCTTGCATGGTCAACCAGAATTTCAATCATACATGCCATTGCCAAAG CTATAGGCTATTTACATGGAAAAAGAACTGGTTTAGTCCACCAGAATTTATCCGCTGAGAAAGTGCTCATTGATAGACAATATAAACCCTTGCTTTCTGACTCTGGCCTGCATAAATTACTTGCCGACGACATAGTTTTCTCCATGCTCAAGGCCAGTGCTGCCATGGGGTACCTGGCTCCTGAGTACACAAATACTGGGCGATTCACAGAAAAGAGTGATATATATGCATTTGGTATGATCGTATTTCAAGTTCTCAGTGGGAAACGAATATTCAGTCAGCTGGCTCGTCTTGCTGCGGAGTCATCCAAAACTGAAGAATTCATCGACAAAAATCTTGTGGGGAAGTTTTCAGAACCAGAGGCTTCTAAACTGGCACGTATTGCTCTACTTTGCACTCACGAGTCTCCAAGCCACAGGCCATCCATAGAAAACGTGATGCAAGAACTGAATGGTTTGATCAGCCTTTCCTAA
- the LOC123224390 gene encoding uncharacterized protein LOC123224390 isoform X2 — translation MPAGSSKEPSVEHPDDVDTNDPIERKSKSVSHVKQKKVEGTESQTRSFSFQTCEVTYGGVDGAYYTSTRTRRAGNDGMVLEESKEADKTRGQATHRISKGIHDKGHSVTRKLNADGKMDTVQTLHNMNEEELADFEESWRRNAKLDWSDGFSGHHNAGSGSDDQTGKAGSWMLPSTAYN, via the exons ATGCCTGCTGGTTCAAGCAAAGAACCTTCCGTTGAGCATCCAGATGATGTTGATACTAATG ATCCAATAGAGAGGAAGAGCAAGAGTGTGAGTCATGTAAAGCAGAAAAAGGTGGAAGGGACAGAGTCTCAGACTCGCAGTTTCAGTTTTCAGACTTGTGAAGTTACATATGGAGGTGTTGATGGAGCATACTATACTTCTACAAGAACAAGAAGGGCTGGCAATGATGGT ATGGTTCTCGAGGAGAGCAAAGAAGCAGATAAAACAAGAGGTCAAGCAACACATAGGATTTCTAAAGGAATACATGATAAG GGCCATTCAGTTACAAGGAAACTTAATGCAGATGGTAAGATGGACACAGTACAAACTCTACACAATATGAACGAAG AAGAGCTTGCTGATTTTGAAGAATCATGGAGAAGGAATGCAAAACTTGATTGGAGTGATGGATTTTCTGGGCATCATAATGCAG GCTCGGGCAGTGATGACCAAACTGGGAAGGCGGGTAGCTGGATGCTTCCATCCACTGCATATAACTAA
- the LOC123222833 gene encoding pentatricopeptide repeat-containing protein At2g45350, chloroplastic, producing the protein MLVFATCCQPWNSPPLPTLLLLRKCRTLNDVNQIHARLITTGLIKNTSLTAKIVAISSSSSCAPLVEFARYLFFTRQVFRIYKKHEDPFLWNAIIKSYSHGFNPRRALVVFCLMLETGVCFDNFSLSLVLKACSRVGLVKEGMQIHGLLRKIKSGSDLYLQNCLISLYLKCGYLESARQVFDKTRFRDSVSYNSMIDGYVKYGKLDSAHELFDSMPMKEKNLISWNSMISGYAQSKGGLNIARALFEKMPERDLISWNCMIDGCVKSGKMDDAQALFDEMPNKDVVTWANMIDGYAKIGRVDISRALFDEMPERDVVVCNAMMTGYLKNGCCMEALEVFHDMQCVGHLCPDDASILIILSAIAQLGHINKGIAVHRYLEQNEYNLNGKHGVALIDMYSKCGSIECAISVFEDIEKKSVDHWNAMINGFAIHGLGELAFDLLMEMERFLIEPDDITFVGVLNACGHAGLVKEGILCFELMRRVHKMEPKLQHYGCMVDILGRAGHIEEARKLIEDMPIEPNDVIWRTLLSACQTHENLTVAEPVAKHLIGMDSSNSSSYVLLSNMFAGLGMWNDVRRIRTMMKKQNLKKIPGCSWIELEGAVYEFFVQDKSHLQVTEICSMLDNVWT; encoded by the coding sequence ATGCTCGTCTTCGCAACTTGCTGTCAACCATGGAACTCTCCTCCACTTCCAACCTTACTACTTCTTCGAAAATGCAGAACCTTAAACGATGTGAATCAAATCCACGCGCGACTGATAACAACTGGGTTAATAAAAAACACATCACTCACAGCCAAAATCGTGGCCATTTCCTCTTCTTCATCGTGCGCACCTCTCGTTGAATTCGCTCGTTATTTATTCTTTACACGTCAGGTTTTTCGAATTTATAAGAAGCACGAGGACCCTTTCCTTTGGAATGCCATAATCAAGTCGTATTCTCACGGGTTTAATCCAAGACGAGCCTTGGTTGTGTTCTGTTTAATGCTTGAAACTGGagtttgttttgataatttctcATTGTCTTTGGTTTTGAAAGCGTGCTCTCGGGTGGGTTTAGTTAAGGAAGGTATGCAGATTCATGGTTTATTGAGGAAAATAAAATCTGGGTCAGATCTATATTTGcaaaattgtttgatttcattGTATTTGAAATGTGGATATCTTGAATCTGCTCGTCAAGTTTTTGATAAAACGCGTTTTAGAGACTCGGTTTCATATAATTCAATGATTGATGGGTATGTGAAGTATGGTAAACTTGACTCAGCTCATGAATTATTTGACTCTATGCCTATGAAAGAGAAGAATTTGATATCTTGGAACTCAATGATTAGCGGTTATGCGCAGTCGAAAGGTGGACTCAACATTGCCCGTGCACTGTTTGAGAAAATGCCTGAAAGAGACTTGATTTCTTGGAACTGTATGATTGACGGGTGTGTAAAGTCTGGAAAAATGGATGATGCCCAGGCTTTGTTTGATGAGATGCCAAATAAAGATGTGGTTACTTGGGCTAATATGATTGACGGTTATGCGAAAATAGGCAGGGTTGATATTTCTAGGGCTCTGTTTGATGAAATGCCTGAGAGAGATGTAGTTGTGTGCAATGCCATGATGACTGGTTATCTTAAAAATGGGTGTTGCATGGAAGCTTTAGAAGTCTTTCATGATATGCAATGCGTGGGTCATTTGTGTCCTGATGATGCCTCGATATTGATCATTCTGTCAGCCATTGCGCAATTAGGACATATTAACAAAGGGATAGCTGTACATAGGTATCTTGaacaaaatgaatataatttaaatggGAAACATGGTGTTGCTCTCATAGACATGTATTCTAAATGTGGCAGTATTGAATGTGCTATTTCTGTTTTTGAGGATATAGAGAAAAAAAGTGTTGATCATTGGAATGCTATGATCAATGGATTTGCCATTCATGGATTAGGTGAATTGGCTTTTGATTTGCTGATGGAGATGGAGAGATTCCTCATAGAACCAGATGATATTACATTCGTTGGAGTGTTGAATGCTTGTGGCCATGCCGGCCTGGTGAAGGAaggtattttgtgttttgagcTCATGAGAAGAGTTCATAAGATGGAGCCTAAGCTGCAACATTATGGATGCATGGTAGACATTCTAGGCCGTGCAGGGCACATAGAAGAAGCTAGAAAATTAATCGAGGACATGCCCATTGAGCCAAATGATGTTATCTGGAGGACTTTGCTTAGTGCTTGTCAAACTCATGAAAACTTAACTGTTGCCGAGCCTGTGGCTAAGCATCTCATTGGGATGGATTCTAGTAATTCAAGTTCTTATGTACTTCTGTCTAATATGTTTGCTGGTCTTGGTATGTGGAATGATGTGAGAAGGATTAGGACAatgatgaaaaaacaaaacctgAAGAAAATTCCAGGGTGCAGTTGGATTGAACTTGAGGGAGCTGTTTATGAATTCTTTGTGCAAGATAAGTCTCATCTCCAAGTTACAGAGATCTGTTCCATGTTAGATAATGTGTGGACATAA
- the LOC123222520 gene encoding LRR receptor kinase BAK1-like isoform X2, whose protein sequence is MVYLFSVHQLNHLGSFLKLEILVLQLCYNKLSGSIPTQLGSLNRLSVLTLQYNQLTGAIPASLGDLGMLTRLDLSFNSLFGSIPVKLANAPKLEVLDIRNNSLSGNVPPALKRLNSGFQYQNNAKLCGVGFSDLKNCIAADHSNPNRPEPFKSSGVSTKDIPESANLPPNCGQTHCSRPSKNSHTGIIWGVLGLFIAVAVVGLFMFSWYRRRKQKIGSAFDTSDGCLSTDQAKEVCRRSVSPLISLEYSNGWDPLAKGQSGDVFSQEVLESFMYNLEDVERATQCFSEMNLLGKSNFSSIYKGIWRDGSVVVVKCIAKTSCKTDEAEFLKGLKILASLKHENLVRLRGICCSKGRGECFLIYDFVPNGSLLQYLDVSQGSGKVLAWSTRISIIHAIAKAIGYLHGKRTGLVHQNLSAEKVLIDRQYKPLLSDSGLHKLLADDIVFSMLKASAAMGYLAPEYTNTGRFTEKSDIYAFGMIVFQVLSGKRIFSQLARLAAESSKTEEFIDKNLVGKFSEPEASKLARIALLCTHESPSHRPSIENVMQELNGLISLS, encoded by the exons ATGGTTTATTTGTTCTCGGTTCATCAACTCAACCACTTGGGgtcatttttgaaacttgaaattttgG TTCTACAACTATGTTACAACAAGTTGAGTGGGAGCATTCCAACGCAGTTGGGATCTCTAAATAGGCTTAGCGTCCTGACGTTGCAATATAATCAATTAACTGGTGCAATTCCTGCAAGCTTGGGAGATTTGGGGATGTTGACTCGGTTGGATTTGAGCTTCAATAGTCTCTTTGGTTCAATTCCAGTGAAGTTAGCCAATGCTCCTAAGCTAGAAGTTCTGGACATCCGTAACAATTCTCTCTCTGGCAATGTACCACCAG CTTTGAAGAGACTCAACAGTGGATTCCAATATCAAAACAACGCAAAACTATGCGGAGTTGGCTTTTCTGACTTGAAAAATTGCATAGCAGCTGATCACTCAAATCCGAATAGACCTGAACCTTTCAAATCTAGTGGTGTTTCTACAAAGGATATCCCAGAGTCGGCCAATTTACCACCTAATTGTGGCCAGACCCATTGCTCAAGACCATCAAAAAACTCACATACTGGTATCATTTGGGGGGTACTTGGATTGTTTATTGCGGTTGCTGTTGTTGGACTTTTTATGTTCTCGTGGTACCGTCGCCGAAAACAGAAAATTGGAAGTGCCTTTGATACTTCTGATGGTTGTCTTAGTACTGACCAGGCAAAGGAAGTTTGCAGGAGAAGTGTCTCTCCTCTTATTAGTCTAGAGTATTCCAATGGGTGGGATCCATTGGCCAAAGGTCAGAGTGGAGATGTGTTTTCTCAGGAAGTTCTTGAGAGTTTCATGTATAATTTGGAAGACGTGGAGCGTGCAACTCAATGTTTCTCGGAGATGAATTTGTTGGGAAAGAGTAATTTCTCTTCCATCTATAAGGGTATCTGGAGAGATGGTTCAGTTGTAGTAGTGAAGTGCATTGCCAAGACAAGTTGTAAAACTGATGAAGCTGAGTTTTTGAAGGGCTTGAAGATACTGGCATCGctgaaacatgaaaatcttgTAAGGTTGAGAGGAATTTGCTGTTCGAAAGGCAGAGGTGAGTGCTTCCTCATCTACGATTTTGTGCCCAATGGCAGTCTGTTGCAGTATCTTGATGTGAGCCAGGGCAGTGGTAAGGTTCTTGCATGGTCAACCAGAATTTCAATCATACATGCCATTGCCAAAG CTATAGGCTATTTACATGGAAAAAGAACTGGTTTAGTCCACCAGAATTTATCCGCTGAGAAAGTGCTCATTGATAGACAATATAAACCCTTGCTTTCTGACTCTGGCCTGCATAAATTACTTGCCGACGACATAGTTTTCTCCATGCTCAAGGCCAGTGCTGCCATGGGGTACCTGGCTCCTGAGTACACAAATACTGGGCGATTCACAGAAAAGAGTGATATATATGCATTTGGTATGATCGTATTTCAAGTTCTCAGTGGGAAACGAATATTCAGTCAGCTGGCTCGTCTTGCTGCGGAGTCATCCAAAACTGAAGAATTCATCGACAAAAATCTTGTGGGGAAGTTTTCAGAACCAGAGGCTTCTAAACTGGCACGTATTGCTCTACTTTGCACTCACGAGTCTCCAAGCCACAGGCCATCCATAGAAAACGTGATGCAAGAACTGAATGGTTTGATCAGCCTTTCCTAA
- the LOC123223318 gene encoding uncharacterized protein LOC123223318 translates to MACWSPENATRAYLQSLKMGKRGKEPDVTEFISALAAGNNAQLMVMVSSSFVASTALALVAAAHQTGGRVVCIILNGLDAVNSSKDVLGSYANSIEFVAGDAQNLLINQYKGADFVLIDCNIDIHKGIFRAAQESTKQGGGVMIVGYNAQHKGSWSEFNTQFLPIGDGLLVTRLTAYQKVGDGDGNGDGVVKGRRRSRWVVTVDECTGEEHVFRITSTHQRVIQA, encoded by the exons ATGGCTTGTTGGTCTCCTGAAAATGCTACCAGAGCTTATCTACAATCTCTCAAAATG GGTAAAAGAGGCAAGGAGCCTGATGTTACCGAGTTCATATCAGCTCTTGCAGCTGGAAATAATGCACAGCTCATGGTGATGGTAAGCTCAAGCTTTGTTGCATCTACTGCACTAGCTTTAGTTGCAGCAGCACATCAAACTGGGGGTCGCGTTGTGTGTATTATTTTAAATGGACTTGACGCCGTTAATTCTTCCAAAGATGTACTCGGCTCTTACGCAAATTCCATTGAATTTGTTGCCGGGGACGCACAAAACCTGCTGATAAACCAGTACAAAGGTGCAGATTTTGTGCTTATTGATTGCAATATTGATATTCATAAAGGGATATTTAGAGCCGCACAGGAGAGTACAAAGCAGGGAGGGGGAGTTATGATTGTAGGATACAATGCCCAGCATAAAGGTTCGTGGAGTGAATTCAATACTCAGTTTTTACCCATTGGAGATGGTCTGCTTGTGACCAGATTAACTGCATATCAGAAGGTTGGTGATGGCGATGGCAATGGCGATGGAGTGGttaaaggaagaagaaggagTCGTTGGGTTGTTACGGTTGATGAATGCACAGGCGAGGAGCATGTTTTTAGGATCACCTCAACCCATCAAAGAGTAATCCAAGCTTAA